The Phyllopteryx taeniolatus isolate TA_2022b chromosome 11, UOR_Ptae_1.2, whole genome shotgun sequence genome includes the window ACCTCACAGAAAATGTAAGCTTTATAGCTCTCTGGATGAAGGTGAATTTTTAAAACCGTTAATTTAAAGCTGAAATTTGGGAGTTTAAATGGTGTTTAAATTATTAGGATGACAGCAATGACAGTCATCGTAAATCCAACTTATATGAAGAGCACATCCAGCTTCACTTTTTCCCCAGGTTTCGTGACTGATCCCTTTTACAGTCTGGACACACAGTTCGCCATTACGTGAACCCAGTCTCAACCACAATCAGAGTCACAGGAGAGAACTAACAGTGGTCAGTTCCAGTCGACAAAACCACAGCCGGGGCCTGCGTTCAGAACTCAATATTTATTAGCCAGAAGAAATGAGCCAAGTCAGAAACCagaagaaaatatttgttttttttcccccaaaatgactGCTCAATTAACAAAGAGAAATAAAGCCATTGTAGGCCCACAGAGGATTCTCTGTCTGGGCTGAAATGCTAATACCTCACATGGTAGCTGAGCTCAGAGAAATTAGGATGAAGCTGATTAACCACTTAATAACGAAAACCTTAGTCTATAATTATAATTTACAGAACGATGTGAAAAAACCTACTTGATACTGAACAACATTTAGATTTGAACTATTCCGAAAACAATATTGATGAGGGAGAAGTATGCCAATAAATAGCGGTACAGTTTTGGAGTATTTTGTGGGATTTTCTCCTCTCGTTGCACTAAGAGCGATGGATGGGCATTAATGTCCAAATGCTCTTCCTCAGTAAAAGCATCTGTGACCAATTCTATTTTCATAAAAAGGGGAAACAAACTCCATGGCTGGTTAATCAACTTATCAGTGTTGTAGTACAACAAATCAGTGAGCGCCAACTGTTCTATATAAACTTTACATCTTATAAGAGACACTGAACAGGCTGGAGGATTTAACTTTCCCTTCAAACTAAGGCCTCCTTCCTGCCTCATTTACCTGACACAGAGGCCCCTATTTATGTCCACTTGTCCGCAGCCTGCTGTAATCTCGCCGGTAAAggagaagaaataaaaatatatataaatatacgaCTGTGGGCCTGTGCTGATTTGATTCAGGTGTGCAGATGAATGATCACTGTTAAACTGTTTAACCCAGAAGTTGGCCTAGTTACGCTGGCCGGAAATCAGGATTGTTTCAACTTCACCTTATGTCAATTtactttttcatattttttgtggtaaaatgagAGCATCAGATTGTAACGGACATCAcccagtacatacagtattttggttTCCAATAAGGagctaaaaaatacaaaataaaaataaaaatctacattTACAAAGTTAATGCAGAGTTTGTATTGATACTCTCAAAGACGTATAAAATGTGTCtattattgtagttgtagtttggTGAAGAATTGCACTGCATTAAACAGGGATCTATTTCTAAGCAcaaaaagaacatgcaaactccacgcaggaaggCCAGAGGTGAAATTTTAACCCAGGACCTCATCACATTAAGGTTGAGGCAGACCTAATAAATGTATTATCAAGTTAATATATTTTCAGCATTTTGGTACAGGTTGTTTTAGATCTGTGCCACATCATAACAATTAGAGCAGTGTGTTAGTTAAGAAAGGTGTCCCGAATTTTAATTCGTCCTATTGGTGGTTCTTAGAGATGCAATGATTTATTATTCAAATCCAAAACTAAgatggatattaaaaaaaaatttaaaaacacgcaacacatcTTATTTCATGTTGACAAGTTCGATTTGTAAaggtgcaaacacacacattgcatGTACAAAGcagatggataataataataagaggaCGCCTTGGAGATATGCGTGACAATCATGAGCTGTCCTGAACATCTCCCATCTATTTTCCATCCTGAGTTCCTTAAGGCACAAAGTCATCATCACACTATCTGCACACAGGCCTGAAGGACAGACAAGCGGCTTCGAGGTCAGGGTCCATGTACCTCTGCCGTCCCCTAGTGGACATGGCTGTGTTAGCCATCTGCTATTTTATTACAGCTACCTACATTCATTGTTAAACATCGAAGTCTTGTTGTGAATCCAGGATTCTAAGACTTTTAAATAGAGAAGCctaaagaataaatacatttttcttttgccatTTGAGGTCTCAGTTGTGGGACGTCATGTGTCTGGACAGGTGGTGGCGCTCTCGGAAGTATTCGTGACAGATGGGGCAGGTGAGCTTCTCCTCCTGCCTCCTCCTCACCTGGGACTCTGCAGCGAACTCCTTCTTGTGGTGCGAGCGCATGTGGAAGACGAGGTCAGAGGTCATGCGGAAAGACAGGTTGCACTTCGCGCACCAGTTTTGCACCGACACACCAAAGGAGGTGAAGGTGGGCGGGAGGACTGTCAGAGCCGAGGTGGACTGGACCTGAGCGGTTCTCGACCAGTGTTCAGGTGTGTAATGGAAGGCCGTGTTTAGTGTGACCGGGGAAGGAAGCGTGTGAACGTCACCGCTAAGGATGCTAGGACCCATCAGGTTGCTGTATCCTGAAACAGTCCTGTGCGTGAAGGTGTCTCTCATCACCTCCAGGCCGCTTAGAAGTGCCGTCGTTGGGCTACTGTGATGAAGTTCGCCTGCAGAGATCCTTTTACTGGGTTTACAAAAAGCACTTCTCTGTTCTCGACAGTCAGAGTGGACTAAAGAAAAAGCGCTACCACTGCTCAAGCGCAGACCAGAGCTCTCTCCTGTCTCCGAGTCCATCAACATATTATGCGTAATAGTCAGTTTGGCTTCCCTCGCCTCTccaaaagttgcatttttacaTCCCAAATGATCTACTTTGGTTCTGTCACCTTTGATCTTAAAAGCTGAATCAGATTCATCTCCTCCAGTCTCATCCTGAATCCTGGAATCCTGTGTAATGTTGTCATCATTTGAAATATTAGTTTTTTCCAACAGGACTGTTTTCCTCCCCTTGAGGTAAACAGTTTCCTGGTATTTCCGTTTATTCTCGTGAGAAGTATCATCATCAgcatcactttttttgtgttccaAATCTCTGGCGATGTTGTGGAAATCTGTTACACGACGCGGCCTCTTGACTTCCACGTGCTTGTGCTCGTCGTAAACATCGCGGCTCCACGCATTGCTCTTGATTTGCGTGCACAGGAAGCGGCAATGAGCCAGGAATGGATATTCATTCTTGAACACCTGCTCACACCTGACACATTTGAACTctgtaaacacacaaatatagaGGTATATCTATTACAATTAAAGTATACAATACAAATTAACTTAACTCAACTTAGTTtacagagcactttaaaaaaaacaaccacagtgGAAAAGTCCTGTACACAAAAATTAAACAGAAGACATAAAACAGTTTAACATAAAACCATGAAAAACACTAAAATAAGCGCAGAGTCTCATGCGGAGTTGAAAGCCGAAGAATACAAAATATGTGCAGAGCGGGGTCATTCCAAAATGTGGGACCAGCTAGAGAAAAAACTCTCCCCTCTGAGCTTATGCTTAGACCCTGGTACCTTGACCTGAGCCATCGGGTTGGAGCGTATGGATAGAGCAGCTCAAAGAGGTAAGGCAAGTCGAGACCATttagagatttaaaaacaaataaaagatatCTTAAAATGAACTCTAAAGTGCACAAGCAGCCATTAGAGGGTTGCCAGAATCTGAGTTATAAGCTCCCTCTTACATGTTCCAGTTAAGAGGTGcgcagcagcattttgagcagattatatatttacttttgtctttttgagtTTCGACTTAGAAAAGTAATATCTAATACgtgttgagttaaaaaaaaaaaaaaaaaaaaaaacgtttcgtTCTTTGATTGAATTTTATCCATTGAGAAATGGGAACGTTATGCTATATAAATTACTAACTACATTTCTAATTACAATTGTGTCATGGATGCATGTTgtgaataatacaaaataccGATAAAATGCTGTAATCAAATTCGGGATACTTTTTACATCCCAACATATAATTGCCATCCAGATAGCATTCCAAATAGTAGTGAAGAGCTGATTGGGTGGTTGGTACACGCCATAATCGTTTGACATGCCTGTCCCTGCATGTCTTGTGTTATGGAGATGCCAAGGCTCATATGTCTTACCCTCACTCGAGCCTCTCCTCGTGTCTGTGAAGCTCAGAAGATGACACAGCTCCTGGTCGTACCACACCAGCAGTTCCTCCTCCTGGTGGACGTCTCTGGTGGTCCGCACGTAGAGCTGACCTCCTTTTAAAAAGGCCTCGGTGTTCTGCTCCTCTCCGTTGCGCGCAGCCTGCACCAGTCGCAGCCACGACAGTACCAACGCGGAATTACGCATGGCCTCTGGGTCCACCTGTTGGCACGATCCAGTTGTCACACAACAAAAGCCTACTGTGTTGGGGTTTATTTTAAAGCCAACAATAAACTCACCCTGAATACGCAGGATTTGGATCTCCTGTCAGTGGATTTCTGCGCGATGAAAGCGATGGTGTCGTAAAAAGTGTGTTGGAGCACACACGGACCGAAGCTGGTCCCAGCGGGGATGCTGCGCGTCACCACCACGCTGGTGTGAAGCTCGGTGGGATGCTGCACGAATTTACCGTCAACCGGCCACATGGACCGAGCTACAAAGGCGTGATCCATCGTtaaactgtgaaataaataaataaagttcaaaCATTATAGATTAAAATGCAGGTTCACAACATTCTGGTCATTTTTGTGCacgcatttttttccacattaatatGTAAAGCCTTATCTTTTAAtcaacaattgttttgtttttgatcaaaACTAAGCAAGTTCCTTTAGCATGTCAGGAATTTTTTTGGATTCATATCGATAGGCCTATACGACATCTTCTGTACTGATTGCAATGGTGAAAAGACGCGATGTTGAGCCATTGATCATATTTGTGCAATTGTCGTATGTAGCTTGTCAATATTGAATCAAGCAGTCGCAGCCGATGCAGACGAAATGATTCAGGACTAACGTCCTTTGTCTCAGTTTTTTCACTCGGTTTCTCCTtctgttgcccccccccccccccccccccccccccccatctgccGTCAACTGTCTCCTCTGTGCGCGCATTAAGTTCAATTGCAGGTTTCCTCGCAaaaatcataatattaaaaGGAAGGATTCTGACAGTAGACATATTGGAAAAATAGCAAACGTTGTTGCatacattaaataataaaatacacactGACACTGAAAAAGTGTGCAGATGGTCCGTGGGCTCACCTGCTGGACATGATGGTGTTCTGTGGCGATGTGCTCCCTGGTGGTCCCACGACGAGCAAGTTATCCGATCGAGCATTCGTGTGCACTGTCGCCCCTCCAAGCTCCCACTCCCACTTATCACGGTCCGTCACGACACCCGCTGGAGCGTGGCGCAATGATGCAAACGCGCAGACGATTTCACTCCCAACAcaacccacccccccaccctcctccaAATTATCTACTGATTGGTTTGTGTGCCTTTCCAGGAGGAGGAGACAAGTGGCCAATAGAAAGCAATCATATGATGGTGATGTTAAGTCACAGCCCACAACATTGGGGCACCGAATGAAATAGTACAATATTAAGAAACAAACGCTCAGTTTTTATGTATTCCTCTAAcagtgtgtttattattgtgatttgCAGTACTGTAGTGCTGGACTGCAATGCATCATGTGGCACATGAAATGATGGTCTAAATTTAATTCTAGGGTAATTTATCTGTACCAAAAGAAGACCATGTTAGGGGAATAGAATTCTCGAAAGATTTTGGAAATGTTGGATAGCTGATTGGATGACTACTTGCCGCatcttcaaaacaaacaaagaagttAAACTTAGACTAAAACGGTCTAGATTTTCACTACAATGGATCATATACACGGCAACATatttcactgccagtcctccgtgttaacatggatatttgaattcaacagccgtcaatggcagtgaatgagttaattaagCATATCAAATTATATGTcacttgaaacaaaaacaaaccaaaaaaaaggaaacagtcattaattggaattgggcacttggaaCACCATAGCTGTAGTGGTTCTGACTGCCAATCAGCCGTATTGGAACGACTGAGATCTATTTCTAATGTGCCTCTCATTTATAGCTAAAAAGGGTAACCAGTACACTACGATAATAAACAGTGTCATATTAAAAACCATAAGGGAAACTATTACAAGGAAGCCCGAATCATATTGTAAGACCTGACTAGTTTGCATTGTTGAGCCTTTAAATTTGGCAATGTTACATTCATGCATGGTAAGATGCAGTGCGTGTCAGGTTTGCCACTGGGCGAATTTAATATTCATAAAGTCTAAATGTTTCTGTCTAATGAGCATTTAATGGATTATTATGCATCACAACTTCGGTTTGGATAGAGATACTAGTGGTTAGAGGGTCTCAAATTCAGTTAAGCAGAAAGAGGGTTTGATAGTTCTTGATAATATTTCATCAAATTATTAGATTCATTTTAGAATTCAGCTTTGTTGTTGCAGTGCTATGAAATTTGATTAGGGGACAAAGTGCCTGAAATGTTATGAACATCTTACATTCCAATGTGCAACAAACTAGAAATATTAGGTTCTCGATGACCATGATGTATCCCACCTGACAtcatagaaatgtttaaaaaacattctaGAATACAAATGGATGAAAGCACAATCAGTGTTATGCCAACCAACAAAACATGGATGGAGTTTCATTTCCACGGTGGCATATAAGCCAAATTTGTACAGACGTCAGAATACACATTAGTCTAACACACAGACCAATACTAACACATTACGTTACATTACAGTAAACACTTgggtatgtgttcactgtgatgggttaaatgcagagaacaaatttcgtgtgcatgcatgcatgttcataacaataaaagatgattcttcttcttcttcttcttctaggccataaatctAAAACTATTAAatggaaaaacataaaatatggtGATAACTGAGTATGCCTTTCTGTGCCGTGTGACGACGTATTCTTTTTCTTCTGTAGAGCTGTGCGGTGTTACGATACATTCTAGCACAATGTAAAAATGTCTACTGTTTGATATAAACCTCTATATCGTTATTTAAAATTTCTTTCTTTGCTCGCTGCACCTGACGAAATTTATgccagagtggcccgacggaagcctctcatcagtgcaagacacatgaaagcccgcatagagtttgctaaaaaaaagacCTGAGggattccaagatggtgagacataatattctctggtctgatgagaacaagatagaaccttttggccttcattctaaacggtatgtgtggagaacaccaggcactgctcatcacctatcCAATACTGTCCCAACACTGaaccatggtggtggcagcatcattctgcggggggtgtttttcagctgcagggacagggagactggttgcaatcgaagaaaagatgaatgcggccaagtacagggatatcctggacgaaaactttctccagagtgcacagaacctcagactgggccaaaggttcaccttcaaaaaagacaatgaccctaagcacacagctaaaataccgaaggagtggcttcagaacaactccgtgactgtttttgaatggcctagccagagccctgactttaaacccaattaagcatctccggaaagacctgaaaatggctgcccaccaatgttcaccatccaacctgacagaactggagaggatctgcaaggaggaatggcagatgatccccaatccaggtgtgaaaatcttgttgcatcattcccaaaaagactcatggctgtattagttcAAAAGGGTGCTTGTACTAAATactgatttcaacaattccgttttttttttccaatatggggtgctgtgtgtacattaatgtggaataATTGAAATTGTGggcgttgtgtcctccgggccaaagaggaaaagaaccatccggactattatggagacaaagttcaaaagccagcatctgcgatggtatggggctgtgttagtgccaatggcatgggtaacttacacatctgtgaaggcaccattaatgctaaaaggtacatacaggttttggagaaacatatgctgccatccaagcaatgtctttttcatggacgcccctgcttatttcagcaagacaaagccaaaccacattatgcacgtgttacaacagtgtggcttcgtagtaaaagagtgcgggtactacactggcctgcctgcagtccagacctgtctcccattgaaaatgtgtggcgcattatgaatcgtaaaatacgacaacggagaccccggactgttgcacagctgaagctgtacatcaagcaagaatgggaaataattccacctacaaagcttcaacaatttgtgtcctcagttcccaaacgtttattgaatgttgttaaaaaaaaaaaggtgatgtaacacagtggtaaacatgaccctgccccagcttttttggaacgtgttgcagccataaaattccaagttaatgattatttgctaaaaacaatacagtttattagtttgaacattaaatagcttgtctttgtagtgtattcaattaaatataggtcaaacatgatttgcaaatctttgtattctgttttaacacaacagcccaacttcattggaattggcgttgtacATGGAAAATATTGGGTAAGGGACTGTactaaaaagaagagatcaaTCCCAAAATACAAGTGAAATtttgtgaatgtattttgtGCAGTTGTGATATTTAGTTTTACTCTTATTCATTCGTGCGCATATGCAGTCATCATATTAAtcctcatttttttaataaggtgCACTGAAAGCCACTTTGAAGATGTAAGCAtagtgtatttatgtttaaaaatatgttttcaaaggctatttttgaacaacacatttttattgttgttaaccTGAATACATTTAGGTCGCAACTAAAAGAAAACAGGAACGTTTGGGTCCCCAGCTGGCAATAGccacaataaatcaaattaatgatacattaaaaatgacacaaatggTTTACATTACAAGAAATCCGAATTTACTAACAAAACTTGCATGGTGATTTGTATTGtattagaatatatttttagaGCTACTGTAGTTTAGAATGAGTTACCTACTGTGTGCTTATATGCTGCACTGCATTTATGCTGCATCACAATTCTGGCGTACTGAGCatagaaaatgcattttatgatAGCTTTTACAACACATTTGGGCTAGAATTGCAACCATTTGGTATTGTTTATGTTTCTCTTATACGAAGCGATTAGTTTACTTGGCCCATAGCTTTCGCTTGTTGCTTTGCCGTCCCCGCATTGACTCGCTGTAGAACACAGATTTCCTCTCCAGGGTAAAGTATAAAGTATTGTGATTTGAGGTTATTTAATCACTGTTCTATTTCCTTGCGGGGGAAAGTGAAGTTTGGAGTCTCTCCTCGGGTGTCGCTCCTCTCCTCCATCCTGTATAAgcctcatgcttttttttccccccaccccgaCCCAAAGAGGCAAGATTTAAGGAGGCCGGCTTCCAGTCGGAGCGACACGACCCGGTCACACGTAGCAGAACTTGAGACACATCGATCACGTATTAGCGGATGTTGGAGGGACAATGTGAAGACTTGCAGCGACTAGCGGCGCTGTTGCAGGAAAGCTCGACGACAAGCGGGGAAAGATGGCGAGGAGGCGCATCCACACGCTCCTCGCTTCGCTTCTGCTGGGACTTTTCCTCCTCCGTGTGTCGGTAAAAGGAGTGCAACAAGAGGAGCaacagcaggaggaggagggggaggaggaaagGTCCTGTCAGGGCGCCTTCGACCTCTACTTTGTCCTCGACAAGTGAGTGTCTCTTATTATTTATGGCTTTTGTTACTTTCTCATGGCTGC containing:
- the znf488 gene encoding PR domain zinc finger protein 8 isoform X1 — protein: MDAPKSEMSFKVFASQVLCLTMDHAFVARSMWPVDGKFVQHPTELHTSVVVTRSIPAGTSFGPCVLQHTFYDTIAFIAQKSTDRRSKSCVFRVDPEAMRNSALVLSWLRLVQAARNGEEQNTEAFLKGGQLYVRTTRDVHQEEELLVWYDQELCHLLSFTDTRRGSSEEFKCVRCEQVFKNEYPFLAHCRFLCTQIKSNAWSRDVYDEHKHVEVKRPRRVTDFHNIARDLEHKKSDADDDTSHENKRKYQETVYLKGRKTVLLEKTNISNDDNITQDSRIQDETGGDESDSAFKIKGDRTKVDHLGCKNATFGEAREAKLTITHNMLMDSETGESSGLRLSSGSAFSLVHSDCREQRSAFCKPSKRISAGELHHSSPTTALLSGLEVMRDTFTHRTVSGYSNLMGPSILSGDVHTLPSPVTLNTAFHYTPEHWSRTAQVQSTSALTVLPPTFTSFGVSVQNWCAKCNLSFRMTSDLVFHMRSHHKKEFAAESQVRRRQEEKLTCPICHEYFRERHHLSRHMTSHN
- the znf488 gene encoding PR domain zinc finger protein 8 isoform X2 — its product is MSSSLTMDHAFVARSMWPVDGKFVQHPTELHTSVVVTRSIPAGTSFGPCVLQHTFYDTIAFIAQKSTDRRSKSCVFRVDPEAMRNSALVLSWLRLVQAARNGEEQNTEAFLKGGQLYVRTTRDVHQEEELLVWYDQELCHLLSFTDTRRGSSEEFKCVRCEQVFKNEYPFLAHCRFLCTQIKSNAWSRDVYDEHKHVEVKRPRRVTDFHNIARDLEHKKSDADDDTSHENKRKYQETVYLKGRKTVLLEKTNISNDDNITQDSRIQDETGGDESDSAFKIKGDRTKVDHLGCKNATFGEAREAKLTITHNMLMDSETGESSGLRLSSGSAFSLVHSDCREQRSAFCKPSKRISAGELHHSSPTTALLSGLEVMRDTFTHRTVSGYSNLMGPSILSGDVHTLPSPVTLNTAFHYTPEHWSRTAQVQSTSALTVLPPTFTSFGVSVQNWCAKCNLSFRMTSDLVFHMRSHHKKEFAAESQVRRRQEEKLTCPICHEYFRERHHLSRHMTSHN